A genomic segment from Arcobacter sp. CECT 8986 encodes:
- a CDS encoding cache domain-containing protein, whose amino-acid sequence MKNKNIISIVIIVLFSTISLVWVFNNYLTSQKKQKDEKIIDLYLDELTGLITKNKNLVLTASVLLAKDESIKKCLRTNNQNNCFKYLIKSKEGLLNTQIFDDLRIHVHDKDLKSFFRLWDPKKERDSLKSFRYSLSMVKEEKRSLSCIEVGRYSMLIRGITPVFDEDKYIGSIEAITNFDSIIKHFRQQNISLYILMKNKYISTASKVDFTDEQKLKNYLLLNQTNENISFLYDLKLDGTNYEKKNSYYLVSTPIYDIRKSIIGYYVLKIYL is encoded by the coding sequence ATGAAAAATAAAAATATAATAAGTATTGTAATAATTGTACTTTTTAGTACTATTAGTTTAGTTTGGGTATTTAACAACTATTTAACATCTCAAAAAAAACAAAAAGATGAAAAAATAATTGATTTATATCTTGATGAACTAACAGGACTAATAACAAAAAATAAAAACTTAGTTTTAACTGCTTCTGTTCTTTTAGCAAAAGATGAAAGCATAAAAAAATGTTTAAGAACAAATAATCAAAATAACTGTTTTAAATACCTTATTAAATCAAAAGAGGGTTTATTAAATACTCAAATATTTGATGACCTTAGAATACATGTTCATGATAAAGATTTAAAAAGTTTCTTTAGATTATGGGATCCTAAAAAAGAAAGAGACTCTTTGAAATCTTTTAGATACTCTTTGTCTATGGTAAAAGAAGAAAAAAGGTCTTTATCTTGTATTGAGGTTGGAAGATATTCGATGTTAATAAGAGGAATAACTCCAGTTTTTGATGAAGATAAATATATTGGTTCAATAGAAGCTATAACTAACTTTGATTCAATCATAAAACACTTTAGACAACAAAATATAAGTCTATACATATTGATGAAAAATAAATATATAAGTACAGCTTCTAAAGTAGATTTTACTGATGAGCAAAAATTGAAAAACTATTTACTTCTAAATCAAACAAATGAAAATATATCTTTTTTATATGATTTGAAATTAGATGGAACAAATTATGAAAAGAAAAATTCTTATTATTTAGTTAGTACACCAATTTATGATATTAGAAAAAGTATTATTGGATATTATGTTTTAAAAATATATCTATAA
- a CDS encoding energy transducer TonB, translating into MKTIILAFILSITIHILFLYNYKVQKKQENFIQEHKLKPNSNKSSLTFVRLKKANPVQSQPRPKSLDSTPKTLQNKQQEQYTKVNKKIVPQKKRTKRAIPISQKQEKKKLEKQKELKKVQKKIQEQQKRSVKKDPLENFLLSNPVLDKDLLDEETKSYIKLYGKEYDKFTKVQKEFLQDNLKKIGRITQKYLYKRGYPRIAIRTKQEGMNVIEFYLYPNGDISDMKIINSSNYSTLDKNTKETIETAYKDYPRPKEKTKIRIYVHYKILY; encoded by the coding sequence ATGAAAACGATTATACTTGCTTTTATTTTATCTATAACTATACATATTCTTTTTTTATATAATTATAAAGTACAAAAAAAACAAGAGAACTTTATACAAGAGCATAAGTTAAAACCCAACTCAAATAAAAGCTCTTTAACATTTGTAAGATTAAAAAAAGCAAATCCAGTACAATCTCAACCAAGACCTAAAAGTCTGGACTCAACACCCAAAACACTACAAAATAAACAACAAGAACAATATACTAAAGTTAATAAAAAAATAGTTCCTCAAAAGAAAAGAACAAAAAGAGCTATTCCTATCTCTCAAAAACAAGAAAAGAAAAAACTTGAAAAACAAAAAGAGTTAAAAAAAGTACAAAAAAAGATTCAAGAGCAACAAAAAAGAAGTGTAAAAAAAGACCCATTAGAAAACTTTTTACTATCAAATCCAGTATTAGATAAAGATTTACTAGATGAAGAGACAAAAAGCTATATTAAACTATATGGTAAAGAGTATGACAAATTTACAAAAGTACAAAAAGAGTTTTTACAAGATAATCTTAAAAAAATTGGAAGAATCACACAAAAATATCTATATAAAAGAGGATATCCAAGAATAGCAATAAGAACAAAACAAGAAGGAATGAATGTAATTGAATTTTATTTATACCCTAATGGTGATATAAGTGATATGAAAATAATCAATTCATCTAACTACTCAACACTGGATAAAAATACAAAAGAGACAATAGAAACTGCATACAAAGATTATCCAAGACCTAAAGAAAAAACAAAAATTAGAATATATGTTCACTATAAGATTTTATACTAA
- the rpoD gene encoding RNA polymerase sigma factor RpoD, with the protein MSAKDLNKSIEQIVKEYKDSILTYEKIIKIFPKAPSSANIKKLIALVQLYNVQLISSQEQAKRMNAEEAKRKEDLRNKLKENEEDVYDLLKSKELLEWSRSDSPVRMYLREMGQIPLLTKEEEIEISKKIEMGEDVILDAICYVPYLIDFILEYKEPLVNRERKVKELFRNFDDEDSDDGDDDNDSDTDEDIDDSDDDSKGKKQKKLDKRAETIIAAFKVLEKAKKDWLKFLTKESAKSDDELDVMQHNLAIAFKKKLLKEALLDLGPTSKLISEIVKAMETALKSDTGFDNELKRLEYKLPLFNDILKKNHQKILDNILNLSKAQITSMVPEATMVSTYMEIKKLFQTAEASKDGFDLEPEELKDVLEQIKRGKQITDKAKTRMAKSNLRLVVSIAKRYTNRGLPFLDLIQEGNIGLMKAVDKFEYKKGYKFSTYATWWIRQAISRAIADQARTIRIPIHMIETINRINKIIRKGIQENGKEPDVEDIAKEVGLPVDKVKQVIKITKEPVSLEAPIGSDDDGKFGDFVPDEKAPTPVDNIMKEDLQGQIDQILAQLNEREQAVVRMRFGLMEDASDRTLEEIGKELSVTRERVRQIESSAIKKLKHPKVGKNLKNYVES; encoded by the coding sequence ATGAGTGCAAAAGATTTAAATAAATCGATAGAACAAATTGTTAAAGAGTACAAGGATTCTATTTTAACTTATGAAAAAATCATTAAAATCTTTCCAAAAGCACCTTCATCTGCAAACATTAAAAAACTTATAGCTTTAGTTCAACTATATAATGTTCAACTTATTAGTTCGCAAGAACAAGCTAAAAGAATGAATGCTGAAGAGGCAAAAAGAAAAGAAGATTTAAGAAATAAGCTAAAAGAGAACGAAGAAGATGTTTATGATTTACTAAAAAGTAAAGAGCTTTTAGAATGGAGTCGTTCAGATTCACCTGTAAGAATGTATTTAAGAGAAATGGGTCAAATTCCACTTCTTACAAAAGAAGAAGAGATAGAAATATCTAAAAAAATAGAAATGGGTGAAGATGTAATTTTAGATGCTATTTGTTACGTTCCATACTTAATTGATTTTATTCTTGAATATAAAGAGCCATTAGTTAATAGAGAAAGAAAAGTAAAAGAACTTTTCAGAAACTTTGATGATGAAGACTCTGATGATGGTGATGATGACAATGATTCTGACACTGACGAAGATATTGATGACAGTGATGATGATTCTAAAGGTAAAAAACAAAAAAAACTTGATAAAAGAGCTGAGACAATTATTGCTGCTTTTAAAGTTTTAGAAAAAGCAAAAAAAGACTGGTTAAAATTCTTAACTAAAGAGTCTGCAAAATCTGATGATGAACTTGATGTAATGCAACACAACCTTGCAATTGCATTCAAAAAGAAATTATTAAAAGAAGCACTATTAGACTTAGGTCCAACTTCTAAATTAATCTCAGAAATTGTAAAAGCAATGGAAACAGCACTAAAATCTGATACAGGTTTTGATAATGAATTAAAAAGATTAGAGTATAAATTACCACTTTTTAATGATATATTAAAGAAAAATCACCAAAAGATTTTAGATAACATTTTAAATTTGTCTAAAGCACAAATCACTTCAATGGTTCCAGAAGCTACAATGGTTAGCACATATATGGAAATAAAAAAACTTTTCCAAACAGCTGAAGCTAGTAAAGATGGATTTGATTTAGAACCAGAAGAGTTAAAAGACGTTCTAGAACAAATCAAAAGAGGTAAGCAAATTACTGATAAAGCTAAAACTAGAATGGCAAAATCAAACCTTAGACTTGTTGTATCTATTGCAAAAAGATATACAAATAGAGGTCTTCCTTTCTTAGATTTAATTCAAGAAGGAAATATTGGTCTTATGAAAGCTGTTGATAAGTTTGAATATAAAAAAGGTTATAAATTCTCTACTTATGCAACTTGGTGGATTAGACAAGCAATTTCAAGAGCAATTGCAGACCAAGCAAGAACTATTAGAATACCAATTCACATGATTGAGACTATTAATAGAATTAATAAAATCATCAGAAAAGGTATCCAAGAAAATGGTAAAGAGCCGGATGTTGAAGATATCGCAAAAGAAGTAGGTCTTCCAGTTGATAAAGTAAAACAAGTTATTAAAATTACAAAAGAACCTGTTTCACTTGAAGCTCCTATTGGTAGTGATGATGATGGTAAATTTGGAGATTTTGTTCCAGATGAAAAAGCACCAACACCAGTAGATAATATTATGAAAGAAGATTTACAAGGTCAAATTGATCAAATCTTAGCTCAATTAAATGAAAGAGAACAAGCTGTTGTTAGAATGAGATTTGGTCTTATGGAAGATGCAAGTGATAGAACACTTGAAGAGATTGGAAAAGAGTTAAGCGTGACAAGAGAAAGAGTAAGACAAATTGAATCAAGTGCAATTAAAAAATTAAAACACCCTAAAGTTGGGAAAAATCTTAAAAATTATGTCGAGAGTTAA
- a CDS encoding tellurium resistance protein TerC — protein sequence MNKTLINISGISLLISLILSIFYEFKIITSLFPSGIFAFVASTILFFKLNKSKKIFIAILSLLGLIFYIIAYNLDSSINLTKMITSNQFLLSLLISVHFLRLISLSNVKKQEVLPTSKKAFFKTYLGLHLFGSVINLSVVLLVADNLYKKAKLTKEQLIVLTRAFSSDAYWSPFFVAFAAATTYAHDGNINYIVFFGLLLAFFSFIYTYLELRYKQKYSLTNFVGFPISMQTIWLPFLLLVLVSITHYFFNDLKVIVLISFYCILIVFIFLSFKYNIKKSVKKIISHSKNKLPSMHSELILFLVAGLFGSAVSNLLLINNINLPFSTFDGVTASIILAVIILVSFVGIHPIISISILGHWMNTMPINQTLMAVMFLLSWGISVGASPISGLNLTLQARYDVKIKELFSINLVYAFLSYLCASLFLILLSHFLGI from the coding sequence ATGAATAAAACTCTAATAAACATAAGTGGAATATCTCTTCTTATAAGTTTAATACTATCAATTTTTTATGAATTTAAAATAATCACTTCTTTGTTTCCAAGTGGAATATTTGCTTTTGTTGCTTCAACAATTCTTTTTTTTAAACTTAATAAATCAAAAAAAATATTTATAGCAATACTTAGTTTATTAGGATTGATTTTTTATATAATTGCGTATAATTTAGATTCATCTATTAATTTGACAAAGATGATTACATCTAATCAGTTTTTGTTGTCATTACTTATTTCAGTTCATTTCTTGAGATTAATATCTTTATCAAATGTAAAAAAACAAGAAGTTTTACCAACTAGTAAAAAGGCTTTTTTTAAAACATATCTTGGGTTGCATCTTTTTGGTTCTGTTATAAATCTATCTGTTGTGTTATTGGTTGCAGATAACTTATATAAAAAGGCCAAATTAACAAAAGAGCAATTGATTGTATTAACAAGAGCCTTTTCTTCTGATGCTTATTGGTCTCCATTTTTTGTAGCATTTGCTGCTGCAACTACATATGCACATGATGGAAATATAAATTATATAGTGTTCTTTGGATTATTACTTGCTTTTTTTTCTTTTATCTATACATACTTAGAACTTAGATATAAACAAAAATATTCCCTTACAAACTTTGTTGGTTTTCCAATATCTATGCAGACTATTTGGTTACCTTTTTTATTATTAGTTTTAGTTAGTATAACTCACTATTTTTTCAATGATTTAAAAGTAATAGTACTAATATCTTTTTATTGTATATTGATTGTATTTATATTTTTAAGTTTTAAATATAATATCAAAAAATCAGTGAAAAAAATTATTTCTCATAGTAAAAATAAGTTGCCATCAATGCATTCAGAATTAATACTATTTTTAGTTGCTGGATTATTTGGCTCAGCTGTTAGTAATCTATTATTGATAAATAATATAAATTTGCCATTTTCAACTTTTGATGGTGTCACTGCATCAATAATTTTAGCAGTAATTATACTTGTTTCATTTGTTGGAATTCATCCTATCATTTCGATATCAATTTTAGGACATTGGATGAATACAATGCCTATAAATCAAACTTTAATGGCAGTAATGTTCCTTTTGTCTTGGGGAATATCTGTTGGAGCTAGTCCAATATCTGGTTTAAATTTGACACTTCAAGCAAGATATGATGTAAAAATAAAAGAATTATTCTCAATAAATCTTGTATACGCTTTTTTAAGCTATTTATGTGCCAGTCTATTTTTGATTTTACTATCCCATTTTTTAGGTATATAA
- a CDS encoding response regulator transcription factor: MKILLLEDDYTYNESIKEYLEDRGFIVDSFYDGQSALEAIVDNKYYLAILDIKVPKLNGHEVIKYLKDINNKTPILITTSLVDIDNITIGYQLGCKDYLKKPFELKELELRINTILEAQYNVNAEKVKQLENGYSFDIATTLLKYNNEIVDLSVKEKELVEFLITNSNTYCDIETIRENVWEGKEIHQADIRMYIRKIRLKTYKDFILSSRGLGYKIVVSK, translated from the coding sequence ATGAAGATATTACTTTTAGAAGACGATTATACTTACAATGAAAGCATAAAAGAGTATTTAGAAGATAGAGGTTTTATTGTGGATAGTTTTTATGATGGACAATCTGCACTAGAAGCAATTGTTGATAATAAATACTATCTTGCAATATTAGATATAAAAGTGCCTAAATTAAATGGTCATGAAGTTATAAAATATTTAAAAGATATAAATAATAAAACACCAATTTTAATAACTACTTCTTTAGTTGATATAGATAATATTACTATTGGTTATCAATTAGGTTGTAAAGACTATTTAAAAAAACCTTTTGAATTAAAAGAGTTAGAGTTAAGAATAAATACAATTCTAGAAGCACAATATAATGTAAATGCAGAAAAAGTAAAACAGTTAGAAAATGGTTACTCTTTTGACATCGCAACAACATTGCTAAAATATAATAACGAAATTGTTGATTTAAGTGTCAAAGAAAAAGAGCTTGTTGAATTTCTGATTACTAATTCCAATACATATTGTGATATTGAAACAATTAGAGAAAATGTATGGGAAGGAAAAGAGATACATCAAGCCGATATAAGAATGTATATAAGAAAAATAAGACTAAAAACTTATAAAGATTTTATACTTTCATCAAGAGGTTTAGGATATAAAATTGTCGTTTCCAAGTAA
- the leuB gene encoding 3-isopropylmalate dehydrogenase: MKTYNISIIKGDGIGPEIVDEAIKVLDAVSYSCGFALEYKEYLMGGAAIDVTGDPLPDETVQGVLQSDACLFGAIGGEKWDTLPRDKRPETGLLKFREAMGVYANLRPATIYDELVNASTLKPEVIEGVDIMVVRELIGGIYFGKPRENDGFKAFNTMVYTKPEIERIGKQAFELAMKRDKRVCSVDKANVLEVSQLWRDTMEEIAKDYPEVQLSHMYVDNAAMQLIRNPKQFDVIVTGNIFGDILSDAASMVVGSIGLLPSASTGDKTAIYEPIHGSAPDIAGQGIANPIATIESAAMMLRYSLGESDAADKIDAAIKKALKEGYRTKDLASYDAKEVVTTSEMGDIIANYINK; the protein is encoded by the coding sequence ATGAAAACTTACAATATTTCAATCATCAAAGGTGATGGTATTGGACCAGAAATCGTTGATGAAGCTATTAAAGTATTAGATGCTGTATCTTACTCTTGTGGATTCGCTTTAGAGTATAAAGAATACTTAATGGGTGGAGCTGCAATTGATGTTACAGGTGATCCATTACCAGATGAAACTGTACAAGGTGTACTTCAATCTGATGCTTGTCTATTTGGAGCAATTGGTGGAGAAAAATGGGATACTTTACCAAGAGATAAAAGACCTGAAACAGGACTTTTAAAATTTAGAGAAGCTATGGGTGTATACGCAAATCTTAGACCAGCTACAATTTATGATGAATTAGTAAATGCATCAACTTTAAAACCTGAAGTTATTGAGGGTGTTGATATTATGGTTGTAAGAGAGCTTATTGGTGGAATCTATTTTGGTAAGCCTAGAGAAAATGATGGATTTAAAGCATTTAATACTATGGTTTATACAAAACCAGAAATTGAAAGAATTGGAAAACAAGCATTTGAACTAGCTATGAAAAGAGATAAAAGAGTTTGTTCTGTTGATAAAGCAAATGTTCTTGAAGTTTCTCAATTATGGAGAGATACAATGGAAGAGATTGCAAAAGATTATCCAGAAGTTCAATTATCTCATATGTATGTTGATAATGCTGCAATGCAATTAATTAGAAATCCAAAACAATTTGATGTTATTGTAACTGGAAATATTTTTGGAGATATTCTTTCAGATGCTGCATCTATGGTTGTTGGTTCTATTGGATTATTACCAAGTGCTTCAACTGGTGATAAAACAGCAATTTATGAACCAATTCATGGAAGTGCACCAGATATTGCAGGACAAGGAATTGCAAATCCAATAGCAACAATTGAAAGTGCTGCTATGATGCTTAGATACTCTTTAGGTGAGAGTGATGCAGCTGATAAAATTGATGCTGCAATTAAAAAAGCACTAAAAGAAGGATATAGAACAAAAGATTTAGCTTCATATGATGCAAAAGAAGTTGTTACTACATCAGAAATGGGTGATATAATCGCTAATTATATAAATAAATAA
- the hemL gene encoding glutamate-1-semialdehyde 2,1-aminomutase: MFEKSITAYEEAKNVIPGGVDSPVRAFKSVGGTPPFIDRGEGAYLYDIDGNKYLDFVQSWGPLIFGHCDKDIEKAVLETVKKGLSFGAPTVLETKLANEIVEMYDNIDKVRFVNSGTEAVMSAIRLARGVTRRNKILKFEGCYHGHSDSLLVQAGSGMATFGSPSSPGVPADLTKHTMLCEYNNIEDLRKCFEASDDIACLIIEPIAGNMGFVPADEEFLEECRKLCTENGTLLIFDEVMSGFRASLTGAHGVVKPNADIVTFGKVIGAGMPVGAFAASSEIMANLSPDGAIYQAGTLSGNPVAMAAGLVSLQKIKADKDLYNRLNAKVEKLLNGFKEAADKNNIAFQAKSIGSMFGFFFCDIEPKNFKDVGTCDFDRFAKFHHEMLKRGFYFACSQYETAFMCDAISDEDIENCISAANEVMELL; this comes from the coding sequence ATGTTTGAAAAGTCAATAACAGCATATGAAGAAGCAAAAAATGTAATTCCAGGTGGAGTTGATTCACCAGTTAGAGCATTTAAAAGTGTAGGTGGAACACCTCCATTTATTGATAGAGGTGAGGGTGCTTATCTTTATGATATTGATGGAAATAAATATTTAGATTTTGTTCAAAGCTGGGGACCTTTGATTTTTGGACATTGTGATAAAGATATTGAAAAAGCAGTTCTAGAAACTGTAAAAAAAGGTTTAAGCTTTGGTGCACCAACTGTTCTTGAAACAAAACTAGCAAATGAAATTGTAGAAATGTATGACAATATTGATAAAGTTAGATTTGTAAATAGTGGAACAGAAGCAGTAATGTCAGCTATTAGATTAGCAAGAGGTGTTACTAGAAGAAATAAAATCTTAAAATTTGAAGGGTGTTATCATGGACACTCAGATTCACTTTTAGTTCAAGCAGGTTCTGGTATGGCTACATTTGGAAGTCCAAGTTCTCCTGGTGTTCCAGCTGATTTAACAAAACATACAATGTTATGTGAATACAACAATATTGAAGATTTGAGAAAATGTTTTGAAGCAAGTGATGATATTGCTTGTTTAATTATTGAGCCAATTGCTGGTAATATGGGATTTGTTCCAGCAGATGAAGAGTTCTTAGAAGAGTGTAGAAAACTTTGTACTGAAAATGGAACACTATTAATTTTTGATGAGGTAATGAGTGGATTTAGAGCAAGTTTAACAGGAGCACATGGTGTTGTTAAACCAAATGCAGATATCGTTACTTTTGGTAAAGTTATTGGTGCAGGTATGCCTGTTGGTGCGTTTGCAGCTAGTTCTGAGATTATGGCTAACTTAAGTCCAGATGGAGCTATTTATCAAGCTGGTACATTAAGTGGAAATCCAGTTGCAATGGCAGCAGGATTAGTTAGTTTACAAAAAATTAAAGCAGATAAAGATTTATATAATAGATTAAATGCAAAAGTAGAAAAATTATTAAATGGTTTCAAAGAAGCAGCAGATAAAAATAATATTGCATTCCAAGCTAAATCTATTGGTTCAATGTTTGGATTTTTCTTTTGCGATATAGAGCCTAAAAACTTTAAAGATGTTGGAACTTGTGATTTTGATAGATTTGCAAAATTCCACCACGAAATGTTAAAAAGAGGTTTCTATTTTGCTTGTTCACAATACGAAACAGCATTTATGTGTGATGCAATTAGTGATGAAGATATCGAAAATTGTATTAGTGCTGCAAATGAAGTAATGGAATTATTATAA
- a CDS encoding sensor histidine kinase, with the protein MSFPSNEKKVAYFYTFLLMILFTIPVYFTLSYAFENELVVKQMRLENYANELEKNIHSEKIGFARSVKVKFALFNKEQKAQIYNLSKKLNNYEFKIYKSYPYLYYRKDIGNNIYNISYIICEIRLDYSKILLLATILFFIILINIYILNKSIIKNISKPYEVMQKYTNILFNDTMHELKTPLGIININLDLLSRKTGSSKHIQRMKIALKQIQINYESIEYYIKNKRVTYPKDKINLSSYLSSRIEFFEDIANSKFININVYIQDNIFIFMNVLELQRIVDNTLINAIKYSKPNSKIDITLISTLDKCSLAIKDYGCGIKDVKNVFKRFSREDETQGGFGLGLNIIKNICDKNNIVIELKSKEDEGSKFTYFFELYKIKFLDRIEDEK; encoded by the coding sequence TTGTCGTTTCCAAGTAATGAAAAAAAAGTTGCATATTTTTATACATTTTTATTAATGATTTTATTTACAATACCTGTGTATTTTACACTAAGTTACGCTTTTGAAAATGAGTTAGTAGTAAAGCAAATGAGACTTGAAAACTATGCAAATGAACTTGAGAAAAACATTCATTCAGAAAAAATAGGATTTGCAAGAAGTGTAAAAGTTAAGTTTGCTTTATTTAACAAAGAACAAAAAGCCCAAATATATAATCTTTCTAAAAAACTAAATAATTATGAGTTTAAAATATATAAAAGTTATCCATATTTATATTATAGAAAAGATATAGGAAATAATATCTATAATATCTCTTATATAATTTGTGAAATAAGACTAGATTATTCAAAGATTTTGCTTCTTGCTACAATTCTATTTTTTATTATTCTAATAAATATTTATATTCTAAATAAAAGTATTATTAAAAATATTTCAAAACCATATGAAGTGATGCAAAAATATACAAATATTTTATTTAATGATACTATGCATGAACTAAAAACACCACTTGGTATTATAAATATAAACTTGGATTTATTATCAAGAAAAACAGGCTCTTCAAAGCATATACAAAGAATGAAAATAGCGCTAAAACAAATACAAATAAATTATGAATCAATAGAGTATTATATAAAAAATAAAAGAGTGACTTATCCAAAAGATAAGATAAATTTATCATCTTATTTAAGTTCAAGAATAGAGTTTTTTGAAGATATAGCAAACTCTAAATTTATAAATATTAATGTCTATATTCAAGATAATATATTTATATTTATGAATGTTTTAGAGTTACAAAGAATAGTTGATAACACATTGATAAATGCCATAAAATACTCTAAACCAAATAGCAAAATTGATATAACTCTTATTTCTACACTTGACAAGTGTTCTTTAGCAATTAAAGATTATGGATGTGGAATAAAAGATGTAAAAAATGTATTTAAACGTTTTTCAAGAGAAGATGAAACACAAGGAGGTTTTGGCTTGGGTTTAAATATAATAAAAAATATTTGTGATAAAAATAATATAGTTATTGAACTAAAATCAAAAGAAGATGAAGGCTCAAAATTCACATATTTTTTTGAACTTTATAAAATAAAATTTTTAGATAGAATAGAAGATGAAAAATAA
- a CDS encoding AtpZ/AtpI family protein, with product MENNNNNNYKEPKHQGKLRALDNLSLGISLVAAVGLGFAAGYGLKHLFGYDWLLWLGLFWGICAAILNVYKAYRRAQKEFEGLENDPRYAYRAKYGDKKFDDDDDD from the coding sequence ATGGAAAACAATAACAACAATAACTATAAAGAACCAAAACATCAAGGAAAACTAAGAGCTTTAGATAATTTATCTTTAGGTATCTCTTTAGTAGCAGCAGTAGGACTTGGTTTTGCTGCTGGATATGGACTAAAGCATCTATTTGGATATGATTGGCTACTTTGGCTTGGATTGTTTTGGGGAATTTGTGCAGCAATTTTAAATGTTTATAAAGCATATAGAAGAGCTCAAAAAGAGTTTGAAGGTTTAGAAAATGACCCAAGATACGCATATAGAGCAAAATATGGCGATAAAAAGTTCGACGATGATGACGACGATTAA
- a CDS encoding 3-isopropylmalate dehydratase small subunit: MNIITGKVWNFGANIDTDIIIAARYLNSSDPEHLAKYVMEDADPDFPKKLNKGDIIVAGENFGCGSSREHAPIALKAAGVAAVVAPSFARIFYRNAFNMGLPIFELPEALEIKEGEEISIDLDNGKIINNTTNKTYEFKAIPEFMQELISVGGLINYAKSEIAKENK, from the coding sequence ATGAATATAATTACTGGTAAAGTGTGGAATTTCGGGGCTAATATTGATACTGATATTATTATTGCAGCTAGATATTTAAATAGCTCAGACCCTGAACATTTAGCAAAATACGTAATGGAAGATGCAGATCCTGATTTTCCAAAAAAATTAAACAAAGGTGATATTATAGTTGCTGGAGAAAACTTCGGTTGTGGTTCAAGTAGAGAACACGCTCCAATCGCACTTAAAGCAGCTGGTGTAGCAGCTGTTGTAGCACCATCATTTGCAAGAATTTTTTATAGAAATGCATTTAATATGGGATTACCTATTTTTGAATTACCAGAGGCACTAGAGATTAAAGAGGGAGAAGAGATTTCTATTGACTTAGATAATGGAAAAATCATAAATAATACTACAAACAAAACATATGAATTTAAAGCAATTCCTGAGTTTATGCAAGAACTTATTTCTGTTGGTGGTTTAATTAACTACGCAAAATCAGAGATTGCAAAGGAAAATAAATAA